The following proteins are co-located in the Mus pahari chromosome 14, PAHARI_EIJ_v1.1, whole genome shotgun sequence genome:
- the Med7 gene encoding mediator of RNA polymerase II transcription subunit 7: MGEPQQVSALPPPPMQYIKEYTDENIQEGLAPKPPPPIKDSYMMFGNQFQCDDLIIRPLESQGIERLHPMQFDHKKELRKLNMSILINFLDLLDILIRSPGSIKREEKLEDLKLLFVHVHHLINEYRPHQARETLRVMMEVQKRQRLETAERFQKHLERVIEMIQNCLASLPDDLPHSEAGMRVKTEPMDTDDNSNCPGQNEQQRESSGHRRDQIIEKDAALCVLIDEMNERP, translated from the coding sequence ATGGGTGAACCACAGCAAGTGAGTGCACTTCCACCACCTCCAATGCAGTACATCAAGGAATATACAGATGAAAATATTCAGGAAGGCTTGGCTCCCAAGCCTCCCCCTCCAATTAAAGACAGCTACATGATGTTTGGCAACCAGTTCCAATGTGATGATCTTATCATTCGCCCTTTAGAAAGTCAGGGCATTGAACGGCTTCATCCTATGCAATTTGATCATAAGAAAGAGCTGAGAAAACTCAATATGTCTATACTGATTAATTTCTTAGACCTTTTAGACATCTTAATAAGGAGTCCTGGGAGTATAAAACGAGAagaaaagctagaagatcttAAGCTACTTTTTGTACATGTGCATCATCTTATAAATGAATATCGACCCCACCAAGCAAGAGAGACTTTGAGAGTCATGATGGAGGTCCAGAAACGCCAGCGCCTTGAGACAGCCGAGAGGTTTCAGAAACATCTGGAACGAGTCATTGAAATGATTCAAAATTGCTTGGCTTCTTTGCCTGATGATTTGCCCCATTCAGAAGCGGGTATGAGAGTTAAGACTGAGCCAATGGATACTGATGATAACAGCAATTGTCCTGGACAGAATGAACAACAAAGAGAAAGTTCAGGTCACAGAAGGGACCAGATTATAGAAAAAGATGCTGCCTTATGTGTGCTAATTGATGAAATGAATGAAAGGCCATGA